A stretch of the Lolium perenne isolate Kyuss_39 chromosome 3, Kyuss_2.0, whole genome shotgun sequence genome encodes the following:
- the LOC127343787 gene encoding endoribonuclease YBEY, chloroplastic — MARIVSRALPFASRSHLHLPSPLRGAAPLLPHLPAASSSASLLSWRGFTPTPEPLRSVPPFAGFLAGIRGLRRGRRGQTAAKREETQDPAPPPSPPPPPKETEIELCARISVEEDLPDDIEVLNTIEILKLNVPMAMKIALDGLLEYNYNTRDTSISDVGKYEKVEVSVLLCNDNFIQNLNKEWTGEDSATDMLSASQYIPDLDVPALMLGDIVISVETAARQAEEKGHTLLDELRALVVRGLLRLLGFDRQSSDEAAMEMEKEELLILKSLRWKGKSHAKAAVDLSKTHTENLNGQEGTNSLKKAGSLRFYRPKFKYIFCDMDGTLLNSKSQVTARNAEALKEARSRGVNIVIATGKTRPAVIDALNMVDLSGRNGIASESLPGIFLQGLLVYGLGGREIYKRTLDQEVCREAFLYSMEHRIPLVGFSQDRCFSMFEDPLVDSLHDVYHEPKAEIVSSIDQLLGTAKIQKLVFIGTAEGMSSTLRPYWTNAVEERAGIVQAQPDMLELVPPATSKGSGVKILLDHLCISPDEIMAIGDGENDIEMLQLASLGVALANGAEKTKAVANVIGATNDEDGVAQAIYDYAF, encoded by the exons ATGGCGCGCATCGTGTCGCGTGCCCTCCCGTTCGCCTCGCGCTCGCACCTCCACCTCCCGTCGCCCCTCCGCGGCGCGGCGCCGCTCCTCCCGCACCTGCCCGCGGCGTCGTCCTCGGCCTCGCTGCTCTCCTGGCGGGGGTTCACGCCCACCCCCGAGCCCTTGCGCTCCGTTCCGCCTTTCGCTGGATTCCTCGCTGGCATACGCGGCTTACGAAGGGGCCGGCGCGGGCAGACGGCAGCGAAGCGGGAGGAGACCCAGGACCCTGCGCCCCCGCCCTCGCCCCCGCCCCCGCCCAAGGAGACCGAGATCGAGCTCTGCGCCCGCATCAGCGTCGAGGAGGACTTGCCCGACGACATCGAAGTGCTG AACACTATAGAAATTCTGAAACTAAATGTTCCGATGGCGATGAAAATTGCACTAGATGGACTGCTGGAGTATAACTACAATACACGAGACACTTCAATAAGTGACGTCGGGAAGTATGAAAAGGTTGAGGTTTCTGTGTTGCTGTGCAATGATAACTTCATCCAGAACCTTAACAAAGAATGGACAGGCGAGGACAGCGCTACTGATATGCTCTCAGCATcacagtacattcccgatcttgaTGTTCCTGCT CTTATGTTGGGCGATATAGTGATATCAGTTGAAACAGCTGCAAGGCAAGCTGAGGAGAAAGGTCACACACTTCTTGATGAACTGCGGGCTCTAGTG GTTCGTGGCCTGTTACGTCTTCTGGGTTTCGATCGTCAGTCTAGTGATGAGGCGGCAATGGAAATGGAGAAGGAGGAGCTGCTCATTTTAAAAAGTCTAAGGTGGAAAGGGAAAAGTCATGCTAAGGCTGCTGTTGATTTGAGCAAGACCCACACAGAAAAtttgaatg GACAAGAAGGGACAAATAGTCTAAAGAAAGCTGGTAGCCTAAGATTTTATAGACCAAAGTTCAAATATATCTTCTGTGATATGGATG GTACGCTGCTCAACAGTAAAAGTCAAGTTACAGCAAGGAATGCAGAAGCTCTAAAAGAAGCTAGGTCAAGAGGAGTAAACATAGTTATCGCCACAGGAAAG ACGCGCCCAGCTGTCATTGATGCTCTTAATATGGTCGATTTATCTGGAAGAAATGGCATTGCTTCAGAATCCTTGCCTGGTATATTTCTTCAG GGGCTGTTGGTTTATGGTCTGGGAGGGAGAGAAATTTATAAAAGAACTTTGGACCAAGAAGTATGCCGAGAG GCATTTTTATATTCTATGGAGCACAGGATACCATTAGTTGGATTTAGCCAGGATCGATGTTTTTCTATGTTTGAGGACCCATTGGTTGATTCTCTCCATGACGTATACCATGAACCTAAG GCTGAAATAGTGTCATCTATTGATCAGCTTTTAGGAACAGCTAAGATACAG AAACTAGTGTTCATTGGAACTGCTGAGGGAATGTCTTCCACATTGAGGCCATACTGGACAAACGCAGTAGAAGAAAGGGCGGGTATTGTTCAGGCACAGCCTGACATGCTTGAGCTTGTGCCACCTGCAACTTCGAAGGGCAGTGGGGTGAAGATTTTGTTGGATCATCTTTGCATTAGTCCGGATGAG ATAATGGCGATCGGAGATGGAGAAAATGACATCGAAATGCTACAGCTAGCATCACTGGGTGTTGCTCTGGCGAACGGGGCTGAGAAGACCAAAGCGGTAGCAAATGTAATCGGCGCTACTAACGACGAAGATGGCGTCGCACAGGCTATCTATGACTATGCTTTCTAA
- the LOC127343788 gene encoding uncharacterized protein, whose protein sequence is MGRFSDAPVIHQEEEDLFETSSSISGDDSDDEARLSELEGLQVAPKTVRRLNSDSVYNMSSMKSELPVKKGLSRYYDGKSQSFFCMSEVRSLEDLPKKRPSKEIRSHVDLDDSNQEACPAPGPKGKTSGSSCANLMTRNSAAANLLYRAPAIPVNKSAYHQ, encoded by the exons ATGGGCAGATTCAGTGATGCTCCAGTCATTCACCAGGAAGAGGAAGATCTGTTCGAGACCTCGTCCTCCATCTCCGGCGACGACTCCGACGACGAGGCCCGGCTCTCGGAGTTGGAGGGTCTGCAGGTGGCGCCCAAGACGGTGCGGAGACTGAACTCGGATAGCGTCTACAACATGTCATCCATGAAATCAGAGCTCCCTGTCAA GAAAGGGTTGTCCAGATACTACGACGGCAAGTCCCAGTCCTTCTTCTGCATGTCCGAGGTGCGATCCCTAGAGGATCTGCCCAAGAAGAGACCTTCCAAGGAGATCAGGAGCCATGTAGATCTAGACGATTCCAACCAGGAAGCCTGCCCTGCGCCTGGTCCCAAAGGCAAGACCTCTGGGAGCTCCTGCGCGAATCTGATGACTCGGAACAGCGCCGCCGCGAACTTGCTCTACAGGGCTCCGGCGATCCCCGTCAACAAGAGCGCGTACCATCAGTAG